A window of the Dyadobacter pollutisoli genome harbors these coding sequences:
- a CDS encoding VCBS repeat-containing protein, protein MKVKLVCCLLWLLIVSCREKQETLFTLLPSAQTGVKFENTIHENDDFNLIDYYYVYNGGGVSAGDVNNDGLPDLYFTGNQVADKLYLNKGKGENGELHFEDITEATGIKTGGWSTGVTMADVNSDGLMDIYVCKSGNYPAEKRKNHLYLNKGNMRFEESAERLGIADTTFTNQAAFLDYDKDGDLDLFLITSTNLVRNPNKLVAPVNDGTGLSADRLYRNDGDKFTDVSKNAGIVHDGMSLGLSVADFNGDGWDDIMVGNDFLSSDLLYLNNQDGTFREAAKEAFGHHSQFTMGTDAADFNNDGKIDLMTVDMLPTDNEQRKLMAGPANFQQFEMARQLGYHPQYMRNMLQLNASAGNGGAERPVHFSEIGQFSGVHSTDWSWSPLFADFDNDGYKDLCITNGYLRDITDLDFVAYNAEMAQGGASKEVIDNRMKVEALKMKTLKKNNFIYQNNGDLTFSDKTKEWFGDAPSLSNGSAYADLDGDGDLDLVVNNINQEAFIFQNNTTGKNFLNINLKGKKGNVNGLGAEVTLYTGGGLQQINHSVTRGYQSSSDYQVHFGLGNAKLADSVRVVWPDGKSQTVQKVNANQVLTLNYQNAGQTTINKQLITPILKEVTLQTGIDYLHQEEPYMDYNQEPMLLHMLSRQGPKMAVGDVNGDGLEDFYVGGSYHHQGSFYIQSASGKFSPKPIKGVNEQKDEEDTGVLLADLDGDKDLDLYIVSGSNEYFDGSEYYQDRIYLNDGRGNFTAALNLLPAIRHSGSCVVAADFDHDGDLDLFRGGRLMPLGYPKAGESCILRNDNGHFTDVTDSVAPQLRNIGMLTDAVWVDIDNDSWPDLMLTGELMPLTLYKNTKGKFSNANSFPSSNGFWNCVKAADFDHDGDLDFVAGNLGLNSRYRFSKAAPMSVYSADLDANGRYDAIPSYFLNGTEYPVPSRDELTRQIPVFKKRFQSYALYSKIKMSELLTAEQQKAVTVSKAFEQQSVYIENKGVGKFEIKPLPQIAQLSVVQDILIDDVDGDGNPDVLLAGNDYTTEPGAGQYDASYGVFVKGNGKGNFQPVATDVSGFFVNGDCRSIRKITGKRGYYVVSRNKAGIVVFAKR, encoded by the coding sequence ATGAAAGTTAAGCTGGTTTGTTGTCTGTTATGGCTTTTGATCGTTTCCTGCCGCGAGAAGCAGGAGACACTTTTCACGTTGCTTCCGTCTGCACAAACAGGTGTGAAATTTGAGAATACCATCCACGAAAACGACGATTTTAACCTCATTGACTACTATTACGTTTACAATGGCGGTGGCGTATCGGCAGGTGATGTCAACAACGACGGGCTGCCGGACCTTTATTTTACCGGAAATCAGGTTGCTGATAAACTGTATCTGAACAAGGGAAAAGGGGAAAACGGCGAGCTTCATTTCGAAGACATTACGGAAGCTACGGGGATCAAAACGGGAGGGTGGAGCACCGGCGTAACCATGGCGGACGTGAATTCCGATGGTTTGATGGATATTTATGTTTGTAAATCAGGTAATTATCCGGCTGAGAAACGTAAAAACCATTTGTATCTCAACAAAGGCAATATGCGGTTTGAGGAATCGGCGGAACGGTTGGGGATAGCGGATACGACATTTACCAATCAGGCGGCATTTTTGGATTATGACAAAGATGGCGACCTGGATCTTTTCCTGATCACGAGTACCAATCTGGTCAGAAACCCCAATAAACTGGTTGCGCCGGTCAATGACGGAACCGGTCTTTCGGCTGACAGGCTGTACCGGAATGATGGTGACAAATTCACGGATGTTTCCAAGAACGCAGGCATTGTTCACGATGGCATGAGCCTGGGATTGTCGGTCGCTGATTTTAATGGTGACGGCTGGGACGATATCATGGTGGGCAATGATTTTCTGTCCAGCGATTTGTTATATCTTAATAATCAGGACGGTACGTTCAGAGAGGCGGCCAAGGAAGCATTCGGGCACCACAGCCAGTTTACAATGGGGACCGATGCGGCGGATTTTAACAATGACGGAAAGATTGACCTGATGACCGTCGATATGCTTCCGACTGACAATGAACAACGGAAACTGATGGCCGGACCGGCTAATTTTCAGCAGTTTGAAATGGCGCGCCAGCTGGGTTATCATCCTCAGTATATGCGGAATATGTTGCAATTGAATGCCAGCGCAGGAAACGGAGGGGCGGAGAGACCGGTCCATTTTTCAGAGATCGGGCAGTTTTCAGGCGTACACAGCACGGATTGGAGCTGGTCGCCGCTTTTCGCGGATTTTGACAATGACGGTTACAAGGATCTGTGCATTACCAATGGTTATCTGCGTGATATTACAGATCTTGATTTCGTAGCCTACAATGCGGAAATGGCGCAAGGCGGAGCATCCAAAGAGGTTATTGACAACCGGATGAAGGTCGAAGCGCTGAAAATGAAGACTTTGAAAAAGAACAATTTCATTTACCAAAACAATGGAGACCTGACTTTTTCCGATAAAACAAAAGAATGGTTTGGCGACGCACCTTCATTATCAAATGGCTCGGCTTATGCAGATCTGGACGGCGACGGAGACCTGGATCTGGTGGTGAATAATATCAATCAGGAAGCATTTATTTTTCAGAATAACACCACCGGAAAGAATTTTCTGAACATTAACCTGAAAGGGAAAAAGGGCAACGTGAATGGTCTGGGAGCAGAAGTTACGCTTTACACCGGCGGTGGTTTGCAGCAAATTAATCACTCCGTAACCAGAGGATACCAGTCTTCCAGTGACTATCAGGTTCATTTTGGTCTCGGAAATGCAAAGCTGGCTGATTCTGTCCGCGTGGTATGGCCTGACGGGAAAAGCCAGACAGTACAGAAGGTTAATGCCAATCAAGTACTGACATTGAATTACCAAAATGCAGGGCAAACCACTATAAACAAACAGCTTATCACTCCGATTTTGAAAGAAGTGACATTGCAAACCGGGATCGATTATCTGCATCAGGAAGAACCTTACATGGATTATAATCAGGAGCCAATGCTGTTGCACATGCTTTCCAGACAGGGCCCGAAAATGGCCGTGGGCGATGTCAATGGCGACGGGCTGGAAGATTTTTATGTGGGTGGTTCTTACCATCATCAGGGCAGTTTTTACATTCAAAGTGCATCCGGTAAGTTTAGTCCGAAGCCCATCAAAGGAGTAAACGAGCAGAAGGATGAGGAAGACACCGGCGTGTTACTGGCGGATTTGGACGGTGACAAGGATCTTGATCTCTACATTGTGAGTGGTTCCAATGAGTATTTCGATGGCTCGGAATATTATCAGGACAGGATCTATCTCAATGACGGCCGGGGCAATTTTACAGCCGCATTGAATCTCTTGCCCGCAATCCGGCACAGCGGTTCCTGTGTCGTCGCAGCCGATTTTGACCATGACGGTGATCTGGATCTCTTTCGCGGTGGCAGGCTTATGCCGCTGGGCTACCCAAAAGCAGGCGAAAGTTGCATTTTACGGAATGACAATGGCCATTTTACAGATGTGACGGATTCGGTAGCGCCGCAGTTACGGAACATTGGTATGTTAACCGACGCTGTTTGGGTCGATATTGATAATGATTCCTGGCCGGATCTGATGCTGACGGGCGAACTGATGCCGCTGACTTTATATAAAAATACCAAGGGGAAATTTTCGAATGCTAACAGTTTTCCTTCTTCAAACGGTTTCTGGAATTGCGTCAAAGCGGCTGATTTCGATCACGACGGTGACCTGGATTTTGTGGCTGGGAATCTTGGGTTAAACAGCCGGTATCGGTTTTCAAAAGCAGCGCCAATGTCGGTTTATAGTGCTGATCTGGACGCAAATGGCCGCTATGACGCCATTCCTTCTTATTTTCTGAACGGAACCGAGTATCCGGTGCCGTCGAGGGATGAGCTGACGAGGCAAATACCGGTTTTTAAAAAGCGATTTCAGTCATATGCCTTATATTCCAAGATCAAAATGAGTGAATTGCTGACTGCTGAGCAACAAAAGGCAGTGACAGTGAGCAAAGCCTTCGAACAACAAAGTGTATACATTGAGAATAAAGGTGTAGGCAAATTTGAAATAAAACCATTGCCTCAGATCGCGCAACTATCAGTAGTACAGGACATACTGATCGACGATGTGGATGGGGACGGGAATCCGGACGTGCTTTTGGCTGGCAATGACTACACTACTGAACCTGGTGCGGGCCAATATGATGCTTCTTACGGTGTGTTTGTGAAAGGGAATGGGAAAGGAAATTTCCAGCCGGTTGCTACCGACGTATCGGGCTTTTTTGTGAATGGAGATTGCCGCAGCATCAGGAAAATAACGGGTAAGCGTGGCTATTACGTAGTTTCCAGAAACAAGGCGGGTATAGTGGTCTTTGCGAAAAGGTGA
- a CDS encoding RagB/SusD family nutrient uptake outer membrane protein — MKNKLIQQAKLAVAVGMLMTAGCSDLKEKPDFINPDSFYQSATELELGVNAIYDDLGMGNGDWFNHFYNRYVFECLVGYQVGWEKGPLQYNLGNISPSDDYINVYWQECYRSIDRANKLIEVADAMDDPANVDKVKRIKGEAEFLRAFYFYELLRYFDNPPIKTTSTKSYNDLPDNAGGKRKVIDQIYADATAAAAVLPANYTGTDAGRATKWAAKTLLMKAQLWDEKWADAKATAEDIIKNSGMTLYPDFTNNFDVDHENQGERIFEAQISAKANSSEYNNHSAHFNPEDFPSDLGGAGWSWLSATKDFRMSYEDNDKRIGGTFVESYPTGRTAKTADGKFPTVKWSAKADYNLSRFGGLVDPNANPNKPEELIFSKAWSSKLVELDKNYSTTEKNTIYMRFAEVLLGHAEACNESGQGDAYESINKVRSRAGLTPLKGLTQATLRSAIVDEIMHEFAFEQVAYPELRRKSKFGGSPDFLGDYIKHYSATYKVGRVPKAKDYVLPIPLIEIQGNPNVAQNPEWK; from the coding sequence ATGAAAAACAAATTGATACAACAAGCCAAACTCGCAGTGGCCGTAGGAATGCTGATGACTGCCGGCTGTTCCGATCTTAAAGAAAAGCCCGATTTCATCAATCCGGATAGTTTTTACCAATCGGCGACGGAGCTGGAATTAGGTGTGAATGCGATATATGACGACCTGGGTATGGGTAATGGCGACTGGTTCAACCACTTTTATAACCGCTATGTATTTGAATGTCTGGTAGGGTATCAGGTAGGGTGGGAGAAGGGACCGCTGCAATATAATCTCGGGAACATCAGTCCGTCGGACGATTATATCAATGTTTACTGGCAGGAATGCTACCGTTCTATTGACCGGGCCAACAAGCTCATTGAAGTGGCAGACGCAATGGATGACCCGGCCAACGTCGATAAAGTGAAGAGGATCAAGGGGGAAGCAGAATTCCTTCGTGCATTTTACTTCTATGAATTGCTGAGATATTTCGATAATCCTCCGATCAAGACCACTTCTACCAAAAGTTATAACGACCTGCCGGACAATGCAGGTGGAAAGCGAAAAGTAATTGATCAGATCTACGCCGATGCTACTGCCGCAGCTGCTGTTTTACCGGCAAATTATACCGGTACCGATGCGGGTCGTGCCACCAAATGGGCAGCGAAAACACTGTTGATGAAGGCGCAGCTGTGGGACGAAAAATGGGCTGACGCAAAAGCAACTGCCGAGGATATCATTAAGAACAGTGGCATGACGCTGTACCCGGATTTTACCAATAATTTCGACGTGGACCACGAAAACCAGGGCGAGCGGATCTTTGAAGCGCAGATTTCGGCCAAAGCGAATTCCTCGGAATACAATAACCACTCGGCGCATTTCAATCCTGAGGATTTTCCGAGTGACCTGGGCGGCGCCGGATGGAGCTGGCTCAGCGCTACAAAGGATTTCAGAATGTCGTATGAGGACAATGATAAACGCATTGGCGGTACATTCGTAGAGTCTTACCCGACGGGAAGAACTGCTAAAACAGCAGATGGTAAATTTCCGACTGTAAAATGGTCAGCAAAAGCGGATTATAATCTTTCCCGATTCGGTGGTTTGGTTGATCCGAATGCTAATCCGAACAAACCAGAGGAACTGATTTTTAGCAAAGCGTGGTCTTCGAAGCTGGTGGAGCTGGACAAAAATTACTCCACTACCGAGAAAAATACGATCTACATGCGTTTTGCAGAGGTACTTCTCGGTCACGCGGAGGCTTGTAATGAAAGCGGACAAGGCGATGCTTATGAAAGTATCAATAAGGTGAGGTCCAGAGCGGGACTTACCCCATTGAAAGGGCTGACGCAGGCTACATTGCGGAGTGCAATCGTGGATGAGATCATGCATGAATTTGCTTTTGAACAGGTGGCTTACCCGGAACTGCGGAGAAAGAGCAAGTTTGGCGGTTCTCCTGATTTTCTGGGAGATTACATCAAACATTACTCGGCTACATATAAGGTAGGGCGTGTCCCCAAGGCGAAGGATTACGTGCTTCCGATCCCGCTGATTGAGATTCAGGGAAATCCTAATGTGGCGCAAAACCCGGAATGGAAATAG
- a CDS encoding SusC/RagA family TonB-linked outer membrane protein, producing the protein MKRLILLMRRMLLALIVFSSMGAYAQGELTGKVTGDNNEVLPGVSITVKGTSKGTTTNAEGIFKIEAAAGTKLVFSFIGFETQEVTTDNATTLNVKMISGTKALEELVVVGYGQVKKSDLTASVSSVKGAAIKEFPVTSLDQALQGRVSGVQISQSSAAPGGGLSVRVRGPNSILSGSEPLYVVDGLPIYPDNNAVGTGGNRQPSNALAMLNPNDIESIEVLKDASGTAIYGSRGANGVVMITTKRGKEGGGRLTYDGSYSFQNMAKKIDMLRADDYMRYINKLEVSQGGAGRYSADQISAAGAGTNWVDAVTRPGSIQSHQLTFSGGNQTMKYAFSANVLDNQGIIINTDFKRYGFRFNLDNDFLGGKATLSNSWSYSRLISNNVPTDRGGPGGIMITALGLDPTVAIYNDNGGYNYPSYDGRFSINPVAEAKEGYDRDATNRLFGTTAVTFKIFDGLKFKTSIGADVVSAGRTSFFNSFTRLGRQNARELDKFNRNVTNLLNENLLFYHKELTPNHIIDATAGYTFQHEINQYASASTFGLPSDDVNSMNLQNGSKIQTPYSGRQEWNLQSVIGRLNYSAYDKYLLTVTVRRDGSSKFGPNNKYAMFPSAALGWKIANEKFFTDSRLSNIFDDMKLRASYGVTGNSNIPPYQSVSGLVPYNYVFGGQLSAGYGANNIANPDLKWESTRMLNIGLNTRLLKNRLDLSIDWYNTKTSDLLLYVSIAQSTGFGTVLLNSGTLTNKGMDFEANYKAIDGERLKWDIGGNISYVRNNLTDLGKSTPYFASSPSGHLGIDGSWVQAGNPIGVWRGYEYAGLFTSDSEAATFSAKAGYPKYTDVNGDGKYTSDDYKIIGNPNPKFTWGLNSSLKYQGFDLGIFFRGVQGNQVRNLQQSEIGDGVQKINQLSNILTDSYSTENPNGNRPVIDGRRDFISFRKSSFFIQDGSFVRLQNVSLGYNIPLTSNFIRSARVSVSGQNLFVITKYKGFDPEVNNSGQSNLNRGDDYDAYPRARTVTVGVNLGF; encoded by the coding sequence ATGAAGCGATTAATACTTCTGATGAGAAGAATGCTTTTGGCTTTGATCGTATTCTCGTCGATGGGCGCGTATGCCCAGGGCGAGCTTACAGGCAAGGTTACAGGAGACAACAACGAGGTACTTCCTGGTGTGAGCATCACGGTAAAAGGGACGAGCAAAGGAACGACGACAAATGCTGAAGGTATCTTCAAAATCGAAGCTGCGGCTGGGACCAAACTGGTTTTCAGCTTTATCGGGTTTGAAACGCAGGAGGTAACGACCGATAATGCGACAACACTGAATGTGAAGATGATATCGGGCACCAAGGCACTCGAAGAATTGGTCGTGGTGGGTTATGGACAGGTAAAGAAAAGTGACCTTACGGCATCCGTATCCAGTGTGAAAGGTGCGGCAATCAAAGAGTTTCCGGTTACTTCGCTCGATCAGGCATTGCAGGGACGTGTTTCCGGGGTGCAGATCTCGCAGTCTTCGGCTGCGCCAGGCGGTGGGCTTTCGGTGAGGGTTCGTGGCCCTAACTCCATTCTCAGCGGTTCAGAGCCTTTGTATGTCGTGGACGGATTGCCTATTTATCCTGATAATAATGCAGTGGGAACAGGCGGAAACCGTCAGCCATCCAATGCGCTGGCAATGCTTAACCCCAATGATATTGAGTCCATTGAAGTGCTGAAAGACGCTTCGGGTACTGCTATTTATGGTTCCCGTGGTGCCAATGGTGTGGTGATGATCACTACCAAAAGAGGTAAGGAAGGCGGCGGCAGGCTGACCTACGATGGTTCTTATTCGTTCCAGAATATGGCCAAAAAAATTGATATGCTTCGTGCAGATGACTATATGCGGTATATCAACAAGCTGGAAGTGAGCCAGGGCGGTGCGGGCAGGTATAGCGCCGACCAGATCTCGGCGGCCGGTGCAGGAACCAACTGGGTTGACGCGGTAACACGCCCGGGCAGCATTCAGAGCCATCAGCTGACATTTTCAGGTGGTAATCAAACAATGAAGTATGCATTCAGTGCGAATGTGCTTGATAATCAGGGTATCATCATCAATACTGATTTCAAACGTTACGGTTTCCGGTTTAACCTGGACAACGATTTCCTCGGCGGCAAGGCTACGCTTAGCAACAGCTGGTCGTACAGTCGCCTGATTTCCAACAACGTACCTACGGATCGCGGCGGCCCCGGCGGGATCATGATCACTGCTTTGGGACTGGACCCTACGGTTGCAATTTACAATGATAACGGAGGCTATAATTATCCAAGCTACGACGGTCGTTTCAGCATTAACCCTGTGGCCGAGGCTAAGGAAGGTTATGACAGGGACGCTACAAACCGCCTTTTCGGAACCACTGCTGTTACATTCAAGATTTTCGACGGCCTTAAATTTAAAACCAGCATCGGTGCTGACGTGGTGAGTGCAGGACGTACTTCGTTCTTCAACAGCTTCACCAGACTCGGTCGCCAGAATGCCCGTGAGCTCGACAAGTTTAACCGGAATGTTACCAATCTCCTGAACGAAAACTTATTGTTTTATCACAAAGAACTAACTCCCAACCACATTATCGATGCCACTGCGGGTTACACATTCCAGCATGAAATAAACCAGTATGCGTCGGCGTCCACGTTTGGCTTGCCTTCGGACGACGTGAATTCGATGAATTTGCAAAACGGATCTAAAATTCAGACGCCTTATTCGGGAAGACAAGAATGGAACCTGCAATCGGTGATCGGTCGCCTGAACTATTCGGCCTATGACAAATATTTGCTGACGGTTACGGTTCGTCGTGATGGTTCCTCAAAATTTGGCCCGAACAATAAATACGCCATGTTTCCTTCGGCGGCTTTGGGATGGAAAATCGCCAACGAGAAGTTCTTCACGGATTCAAGGCTGAGCAACATTTTCGACGACATGAAATTAAGGGCGAGCTACGGGGTGACAGGGAACTCGAATATTCCTCCTTACCAATCTGTTTCAGGGCTGGTACCTTACAATTATGTCTTTGGTGGCCAGCTGAGTGCAGGTTATGGTGCCAACAACATCGCCAACCCGGACCTTAAATGGGAATCGACCAGAATGCTTAATATTGGGTTAAATACAAGGCTTCTGAAAAATCGCCTGGATCTTTCGATCGACTGGTACAACACCAAAACATCTGATTTGCTTCTATATGTTTCCATCGCGCAGAGCACAGGATTTGGCACAGTTTTGCTCAATTCCGGAACATTGACCAACAAAGGGATGGATTTCGAAGCCAATTATAAAGCCATTGACGGAGAGAGACTTAAATGGGATATCGGCGGAAATATTTCTTATGTAAGAAACAATTTGACAGACCTTGGTAAAAGCACACCATACTTCGCGAGCAGCCCGAGCGGTCACCTGGGTATCGACGGAAGCTGGGTACAAGCAGGCAACCCGATCGGTGTGTGGAGGGGATATGAATATGCAGGTTTGTTTACTTCGGATAGTGAAGCAGCAACGTTTTCAGCCAAAGCAGGTTATCCGAAATATACAGATGTGAATGGTGACGGCAAATACACGTCGGACGACTATAAAATTATTGGTAATCCAAACCCGAAATTTACCTGGGGACTAAACAGCTCACTGAAATACCAGGGCTTTGATCTGGGTATTTTCTTCCGGGGCGTGCAGGGCAATCAGGTAAGGAATTTGCAACAGTCGGAAATAGGCGACGGCGTACAGAAGATCAACCAGCTTTCCAACATCCTTACGGATTCATATAGTACTGAGAACCCGAATGGAAATAGACCGGTGATCGATGGAAGAAGAGACTTTATTTCCTTCCGTAAATCGTCATTCTTTATCCAGGACGGCTCTTTTGTAAGATTGCAAAACGTTTCACTGGGCTACAATATCCCCCTTACCAGCAACTTTATCCGCTCGGCCAGAGTGTCTGTAAGTGGTCAGAACCTGTTCGTCATTACCAAGTACAAAGGCTTTGATCCTGAGGTGAATAACAGCGGACAGAGTAACCTGAACCGTGGCGACGATTATGATGCATATCCACGTGCCCGTACGGTCACAGTAGGTGTGAATCTGGGATTCTAA
- a CDS encoding GIY-YIG nuclease family protein, producing MNRLLNIGFISVGHWTLNDDAIKYNLTSHHTTTNVLYSFISNGDIKYIGKTKMQLSQRMYGYQNPGSSQTTNIRVNAAIKSLLFNDSPVDIFILTDNGLLNYGDFRINLAAGLEDTLIYRINPEWNLFGRNLISVDAESEKPELSKEPKSTAALIPVLTTLNILLGQAYFNQGFFNVGREHSELFGADNAIIDIQLGSSGDTTILGYINRTANKNGTPRIMGGKELRDWIKNNFKPNDIMKVDIISPIAVRLY from the coding sequence ATGAACAGATTACTTAACATTGGTTTTATTTCGGTTGGACACTGGACACTTAATGATGACGCTATTAAATACAACTTGACTTCTCATCACACAACAACAAACGTTCTATATAGTTTTATTTCCAATGGCGACATAAAGTATATTGGAAAGACCAAAATGCAGTTGTCTCAAAGAATGTATGGCTATCAAAATCCCGGTTCTTCACAAACAACCAATATAAGAGTAAATGCAGCAATTAAAAGTTTGCTGTTCAATGACTCGCCAGTTGACATTTTCATTTTAACAGATAATGGGCTTTTGAACTATGGTGACTTTAGAATTAATCTTGCGGCGGGACTTGAAGACACTTTAATTTATCGAATAAATCCCGAATGGAATCTTTTCGGACGAAACTTAATTTCTGTCGACGCAGAAAGTGAAAAACCAGAGCTTTCAAAAGAACCCAAGTCAACTGCTGCGCTCATTCCAGTGTTAACAACACTAAATATTTTGCTTGGACAGGCTTATTTTAATCAAGGCTTTTTCAATGTTGGACGAGAACATTCAGAATTGTTTGGAGCTGATAATGCTATCATAGACATACAATTAGGTTCAAGTGGCGACACTACAATTCTAGGCTATATCAACCGGACTGCAAATAAAAATGGGACGCCAAGAATAATGGGCGGCAAAGAACTTCGTGACTGGATTAAAAATAATTTTAAGCCCAATGACATAATGAAGGTTGACATTATTTCACCAATTGCAGTCCGTTTATATTGA
- a CDS encoding HEPN domain-containing protein, with protein sequence MKSTLSHLPEDKQEELEALTKIIVENVPAEMVILFGSHARGDWVEDFQENTEYVSDYDILVVTKDRKSAKDDKKWWDLNTKINSNDEHTKVTIIQHSIGFVNDKIERNQYFFVDVLKEGIMLFDSGKCKLSEPKNMNPEERQKKAKEQFKPWFESANLFLDGFEFYFLKGENDSAPYKIAAFELHQATERYYTSILLVFTDYKPKIHDIEELGNQVSKQHPDFAKVFPKNTDEEKKLFQLLRKAYVDSRYDMNYKIEKAELEYLSDRVKLLKDLTERICNERIAQFMEG encoded by the coding sequence ATGAAATCAACCCTCTCCCACCTTCCCGAAGACAAGCAGGAAGAATTAGAAGCTCTCACCAAAATCATTGTTGAAAATGTACCCGCCGAAATGGTCATTCTTTTTGGCAGCCATGCTCGTGGCGACTGGGTAGAAGACTTTCAGGAAAACACTGAGTATGTTAGCGATTATGACATTCTCGTTGTTACAAAAGACAGGAAATCTGCCAAAGACGACAAAAAGTGGTGGGACCTGAACACGAAAATAAATAGTAATGATGAGCACACAAAAGTCACTATCATTCAACATAGCATTGGGTTTGTAAATGATAAGATCGAGCGTAATCAATATTTTTTTGTCGATGTTTTAAAAGAAGGAATTATGCTTTTTGATTCGGGAAAATGTAAATTATCCGAACCGAAAAATATGAATCCCGAGGAGAGACAGAAAAAAGCAAAAGAACAGTTCAAGCCATGGTTTGAATCTGCAAATCTTTTTTTGGATGGCTTTGAATTCTATTTTTTGAAGGGAGAAAATGACTCGGCGCCGTATAAGATTGCTGCATTCGAACTTCACCAAGCCACAGAACGATATTATACTTCCATTCTTCTGGTCTTCACTGATTACAAACCGAAAATCCATGATATTGAAGAACTAGGAAATCAGGTATCGAAACAGCATCCAGATTTTGCGAAGGTTTTCCCGAAAAATACAGACGAGGAAAAGAAGCTGTTCCAACTCTTACGGAAAGCTTACGTTGATTCGAGATACGATATGAATTACAAGATTGAAAAAGCAGAATTGGAATATTTGAGTGATCGGGTGAAACTGTTGAAAGACTTGACCGAACGGATTTGTAATGAGCGGATTGCGCAGTTTATGGAAGGGTAA
- a CDS encoding zeta toxin family protein: MNYSEPTLIVISGPNGAGKSTHIQTMLPEAFEGIDSFDRDNTRSEFELLLAKQGSDPSLIPKLSTQMMETRLVEQMQLAISNKSHFVLETPLSHPDYWKYLDLFERNDYQIQLNYLCLDKVSDCVARVGQRVLEGGHYVPPHTINGVYEKNLEHIDQYQNTFKSIELYDGMQVPTLLVKIQDNHVVFASKSALKKVWLKNGLPSIALKVRAFLNQSPGISK; encoded by the coding sequence ATGAATTATTCTGAGCCCACACTGATCGTGATCTCCGGCCCGAATGGCGCAGGCAAGTCTACCCACATTCAGACGATGTTGCCAGAAGCCTTCGAAGGAATCGACTCATTTGACCGTGACAACACAAGGTCAGAATTTGAGCTATTGTTAGCTAAGCAAGGTTCGGACCCAAGTCTGATCCCAAAACTCTCGACGCAGATGATGGAAACCAGACTGGTCGAGCAGATGCAACTGGCGATTAGCAATAAAAGCCATTTTGTCTTAGAAACGCCCCTATCCCACCCGGACTATTGGAAGTATCTGGATCTGTTTGAGCGCAATGACTATCAGATCCAACTTAATTACCTCTGCCTGGACAAAGTCAGTGACTGCGTCGCTCGGGTCGGTCAACGTGTCTTAGAAGGAGGTCATTACGTTCCGCCACATACAATCAACGGTGTCTACGAGAAAAACCTCGAGCATATTGACCAGTATCAAAATACTTTTAAATCCATTGAACTCTATGATGGAATGCAAGTACCTACATTACTGGTCAAAATCCAGGACAATCATGTCGTTTTCGCAAGCAAATCAGCCTTAAAAAAGGTTTGGCTAAAAAATGGCCTGCCATCAATAGCTCTAAAGGTTCGCGCTTTTCTCAATCAGTCTCCTGGTATTTCAAAATGA